A region from the Salidesulfovibrio onnuriiensis genome encodes:
- a CDS encoding amidohydrolase family protein, with protein sequence MRFDVHTHSFHPKVAAKVIESLYDHYGIQSVGTGMTDDLLARIKTAGLDRAVVHSAATDPSQVIPANNWAIQLQQTHPELIAFGSMHVDFENIEAELDRIAAKGIKGLKFHNDFQGFRMDDPRFHSLMEIIGDRFVLMFHVGSSLPPEENPSCPVKMARLAELFPKATMIAAHMGGYRYWDLACEYLAGIDVYVDTSSSLPFLSREQFLRFYNKHDRQKILFGSDYPIFDPEDTLNLLREKIGLDHEQIEELLTNANRLFA encoded by the coding sequence ATGCGATTCGACGTACATACACACTCCTTTCACCCCAAGGTGGCCGCCAAGGTCATTGAAAGCCTCTACGACCATTACGGCATCCAGTCCGTTGGCACGGGCATGACCGATGATCTTCTGGCCAGGATCAAGACGGCTGGCTTGGACCGCGCCGTGGTGCATTCCGCCGCCACAGATCCCTCGCAGGTGATTCCGGCCAACAACTGGGCCATTCAACTGCAACAGACGCACCCGGAGCTGATTGCCTTCGGTTCCATGCATGTGGACTTCGAAAACATCGAGGCAGAGCTTGACCGCATTGCGGCCAAGGGCATCAAGGGGCTCAAGTTTCATAATGATTTCCAGGGATTCAGAATGGACGATCCGCGTTTCCATTCGCTCATGGAAATCATCGGAGACCGCTTTGTGCTCATGTTCCACGTGGGTTCGTCGCTGCCGCCCGAAGAAAATCCGTCCTGCCCCGTGAAAATGGCCCGGCTGGCGGAATTGTTCCCCAAGGCGACCATGATCGCCGCGCATATGGGGGGATATCGATACTGGGATCTGGCCTGCGAATATCTGGCCGGGATAGATGTCTACGTGGACACCTCAAGCTCCCTCCCCTTTCTTTCCAGGGAGCAGTTCCTGCGCTTCTACAACAAGCACGACAGGCAAAAAATTCTCTTCGGCAGCGACTACCCCATCTTCGACCCGGAAGACACCCTGAATCTTCTCCGGGAAAAGATAGGGCTCGATCACGAACAGATTGAGGAACTGCTCACCAACGCAAATCGCCTTTTCGCATAA
- a CDS encoding acyl-CoA thioesterase has protein sequence MSANDFPQPEAWYPHFVSYGETDTMGVLYYAEYLHLFERARGHLIRERGISYAEVEKRGVILPVREAQCRYRVPVRYDDEIRVRVAVSEFKRASMKFAYEIWNADRTTLHATGMTEHACLDPEGKLFRTPDWLKDMFQP, from the coding sequence ATGAGCGCAAACGATTTCCCCCAACCTGAGGCCTGGTACCCCCATTTTGTTTCCTATGGCGAAACCGACACCATGGGAGTGCTTTATTACGCGGAATACCTGCACCTTTTCGAACGCGCCCGCGGCCATCTCATCCGGGAACGGGGCATCAGCTATGCCGAGGTGGAAAAACGCGGCGTGATCCTTCCCGTGCGCGAGGCCCAGTGCCGCTACCGGGTTCCGGTGCGTTATGATGATGAAATCCGCGTTCGAGTGGCGGTAAGCGAATTCAAACGCGCTTCCATGAAATTCGCCTATGAGATCTGGAACGCGGACAGGACCACCCTGCACGCAACAGGCATGACCGAGCACGCCTGCCTCGATCCGGAAGGCAAGCTTTTCCGGACACCGGACTGGCTCAAGGACATGTTTCAACCCTGA
- a CDS encoding cofactor-independent phosphoglycerate mutase produces MKVLYLVADGMGDWPLEELGGRTPLEAAETPHMDALARTGIVGRCKTIPDGMAPGSDVANMALLGFDPARHHTGRGPIEAAAQGLKLDADDLVWRLNLVTVSQLDKDGFMRDYSSGHITTEQSRPLIERLQRKIGNDVYEFVPGIQYRHLLIQKGGALTDDAAMVINPPHDITDKTIKMDLRAYSRNPELWDVIFHAHDLLAEDNPTKANSIWPWGQGRPLMLPDFAETFKLNGAVISAVDLIKGLGFASGMKVIDVEGATGLLETNYDGKVRAALEYLKTGDFAFVHLEGPDECGHGGEIENKTEAIRRFDARVVGPLREALRGEDVTWVICCDHYTPIVERTHTVDPVPFVVNAPGVQPSGLEFFNEKTADSTGIVVKHGHELLGFALKQAGILS; encoded by the coding sequence ATGAAAGTACTCTATCTCGTTGCCGACGGCATGGGCGATTGGCCGCTTGAAGAATTGGGCGGCCGCACCCCGCTGGAGGCGGCCGAGACGCCCCATATGGATGCACTGGCCCGTACCGGCATTGTCGGGCGGTGCAAGACCATCCCCGATGGCATGGCTCCGGGATCGGATGTGGCCAACATGGCCCTGCTCGGCTTCGACCCGGCGCGCCACCACACCGGGCGCGGCCCCATCGAGGCGGCTGCCCAGGGATTGAAGTTGGATGCGGACGATCTGGTCTGGCGGCTCAATCTGGTGACCGTGTCGCAGCTGGACAAGGACGGCTTCATGCGGGACTATTCGTCCGGGCACATCACCACGGAGCAGTCCCGCCCCCTGATTGAACGGCTGCAACGGAAGATAGGCAACGATGTCTATGAATTCGTGCCCGGCATTCAGTACCGTCACCTGCTCATCCAGAAAGGCGGGGCGCTGACCGACGATGCGGCCATGGTCATCAACCCCCCGCACGACATCACGGACAAGACCATCAAGATGGATTTGCGGGCCTACTCCCGCAATCCCGAACTTTGGGACGTGATTTTCCATGCCCATGACCTGCTGGCGGAGGACAACCCGACCAAGGCCAATTCCATCTGGCCGTGGGGACAGGGACGCCCCCTCATGCTCCCGGACTTTGCCGAGACCTTCAAACTCAACGGCGCGGTCATTTCGGCCGTGGACTTGATCAAGGGGCTCGGTTTTGCCTCGGGCATGAAGGTCATTGACGTGGAAGGCGCCACCGGCCTGCTGGAAACCAACTATGACGGCAAGGTGCGCGCGGCCCTGGAATATCTCAAAACCGGCGATTTCGCCTTCGTGCACCTGGAAGGGCCGGACGAATGCGGCCACGGCGGAGAGATTGAGAACAAGACCGAGGCCATTCGCCGTTTCGACGCCCGGGTGGTCGGGCCACTGCGCGAAGCGCTCAGGGGCGAGGACGTCACCTGGGTCATCTGCTGTGACCACTACACGCCCATTGTGGAGCGGACCCATACCGTTGATCCGGTCCCCTTTGTGGTCAATGCGCCCGGGGTGCAGCCGTCCGGCCTGGAGTTCTTCAATGAGAAGACCGCGGACAGCACCGGAATTGTCGTGAAGCACGGCCATGAACTACTGGGCTTTGCCCTGAAACAAGCCGGGATTCTTTCATGA
- a CDS encoding homoserine dehydrogenase: MQIVKLGLAGFGTVGSGLAKILAENGDWLEKRLDKKLEIKTVVVRDTTKQRGIALTSGTELTTDLARLTEDPEIDIVVELMGGLEAARDLIEKALKAGKHVVTANKHLLAEHGLELFELARQCGKGLYYEASCAGGIPIVQTLRESLAGDRVEEMLGIMNGTANYILSEMTTKSMDFETALQLAKELGYAEADPTFDVEGFDTAHKLCVLIRLAFGVDYPLAELPIQGISGVTPLDIKFAREFGYRIKLLAHAKDFEGRLEAGVHPALVPYTYLLARVGGNYNAVRVVGNAVGPVMLHGQGAGDTPTGSAVLADIMNIARHLHRDGCEKGYAPDNTGFGNKPLAKAKIMPPEDTMSKYYFRFMVADKTGVMAAVTRSMADHGVSIAQAVQKSEEGTEAVPLVIITHSTRAAAAEAVAREMDAMDFTMEPCVRFRIL, encoded by the coding sequence TGGTCGTGCGCGACACGACCAAGCAGCGCGGCATCGCGCTCACTTCCGGCACCGAACTCACTACCGACCTGGCCCGCCTTACCGAGGACCCGGAGATCGACATCGTGGTCGAGCTCATGGGTGGCTTGGAGGCGGCCAGGGACCTCATTGAAAAAGCCTTGAAAGCGGGCAAGCACGTGGTTACGGCCAACAAGCATCTGTTGGCCGAACACGGGCTGGAGCTCTTTGAATTGGCGCGCCAGTGCGGCAAGGGCCTTTACTACGAGGCAAGCTGCGCTGGTGGCATTCCCATTGTCCAGACCCTGCGCGAAAGCCTGGCGGGCGACCGCGTGGAGGAAATGCTCGGCATTATGAACGGGACGGCCAACTACATCCTTTCCGAAATGACCACCAAGAGCATGGACTTTGAAACCGCCCTGCAACTGGCCAAGGAACTGGGCTATGCCGAGGCAGACCCCACCTTTGACGTGGAAGGCTTCGACACGGCCCACAAGCTGTGCGTGCTCATCCGTCTGGCCTTTGGCGTGGATTACCCCCTGGCGGAACTGCCCATCCAGGGCATCTCCGGGGTCACCCCCCTGGATATCAAGTTCGCGCGCGAATTCGGCTACCGCATCAAGCTCCTGGCCCACGCCAAGGACTTCGAAGGCAGGCTGGAGGCGGGCGTGCATCCCGCACTGGTGCCCTACACCTACCTGCTGGCGCGGGTGGGTGGCAACTACAACGCGGTCCGGGTGGTGGGCAACGCCGTGGGCCCGGTCATGCTGCATGGCCAGGGCGCGGGCGATACCCCCACGGGCAGCGCCGTGCTGGCCGACATCATGAATATTGCCCGGCATCTGCACCGCGATGGCTGCGAAAAGGGATATGCCCCGGACAATACCGGTTTCGGCAACAAGCCCCTGGCAAAGGCGAAAATCATGCCGCCCGAAGACACCATGTCCAAGTACTACTTCCGGTTCATGGTGGCGGACAAGACCGGGGTCATGGCCGCCGTAACCCGTTCCATGGCCGACCATGGGGTTTCCATCGCCCAGGCCGTGCAAAAGAGTGAGGAAGGTACCGAGGCCGTTCCCCTGGTCATCATCACCCATTCCACCCGCGCGGCGGCTGCGGAGGCCGTGGCCCGGGAAATGGACGCCATGGACTTTACCATGGAACCCTGCGTCCGGTTCCGTATTCTCTAA